In one Staphylococcus lutrae genomic region, the following are encoded:
- a CDS encoding MarR family winged helix-turn-helix transcriptional regulator has protein sequence MSQNNDYELFLFYYAYQTFTKTADEIIAEYDMSRQHHRFLFFINKLPGITTKKLLENLEISKQGSHATLKLLKAKGLIYDEPDLTDRRLKRLFPTKEGKALIGKLNQAQSEMFNRIKTQYGDNWYAIMEGFAAYRQGYQDIKHLKHDIEEGD, from the coding sequence ATGTCTCAAAATAATGATTACGAATTGTTTCTTTTTTATTATGCCTATCAAACATTTACAAAGACTGCTGATGAAATCATTGCTGAATACGACATGAGCCGTCAACATCATCGTTTTCTTTTTTTCATTAATAAATTACCTGGCATTACAACAAAAAAATTACTCGAAAATCTGGAAATTTCAAAACAAGGTTCTCATGCGACATTAAAATTACTCAAAGCAAAAGGATTGATTTATGATGAACCTGATTTAACAGACCGTCGTTTGAAGCGGCTTTTTCCAACAAAAGAAGGCAAAGCTTTGATTGGCAAGTTAAATCAAGCACAAAGTGAAATGTTTAATCGAATAAAGACCCAATACGGTGATAACTGGTATGCCATTATGGAAGGTTTTGCCGCTTATCGTCAAGGGTATCAAGACATTAAACATTTGAAACATGACATTGAAGAAGGTGATTAG
- a CDS encoding DUF2871 domain-containing protein yields MRRVLYAFMTYTVLGLLSGFAYRELTVHYEFTGTTQMSVMHTHLLTLGMFMFLMLIPIEKLFQISRYYLFNWYFIVYNIGVLTTVLMQFLKGFKEISGQAIPASYAGFAGIGHVTITAGFILLFFLLRQAILPSSQKKEKKVKE; encoded by the coding sequence GTGAGACGAGTCTTATATGCATTTATGACATATACTGTTTTAGGTTTGCTGAGTGGTTTCGCATATAGAGAATTAACAGTACATTATGAATTTACAGGAACAACCCAAATGAGCGTCATGCATACGCATTTATTAACACTTGGTATGTTTATGTTTTTGATGTTAATTCCAATAGAAAAGTTGTTTCAAATCAGTCGTTACTACTTATTTAATTGGTACTTTATTGTATACAACATTGGTGTCTTAACCACAGTATTGATGCAGTTCTTAAAAGGGTTTAAAGAAATATCAGGTCAAGCGATACCAGCATCGTATGCGGGTTTTGCTGGAATTGGCCATGTGACCATTACAGCAGGATTTATCTTATTATTTTTCTTATTAAGACAAGCGATACTCCCCTCGTCTCAAAAGAAAGAAAAAAAGGTAAAAGAATAA
- a CDS encoding copper resistance CopC/CopD family protein produces MNLFKKFIRATVTLMVVILFFSAFTNNALAHATLEKQSPNESEIVKTAPETIQLEFNEPVYTDYSKMMLYDDQGSEVATLKPEESGKAQTLHFDASKVKEGTYQVSWEAVSLDGHEVDGQYYFSVGKKTADTIDTSGPFYTDAFFWFGLVRFLLQASLLILTGLYIVNWLMDRQKVPTYHVIPHHRSAIVLLMMGAFTAAIVYLMTLPETVITQILKLDFSVWLQFPFIISMLSLIVVLALFTLKNMEMLWYKVMPLFILLSLAISGHVWTQEMPLYSILLRTVHLFGIAIWLGSLTYLVAHVVKHQGKRHIATIKNILLKLNILAVVLIILTGLLMSIDATSIVSIVTASTAYSGLWFAKIGLTIVMMMLGALQTFWAMKQHGRVHRPLLYIELVIGICLILAGVIMSQIQIPL; encoded by the coding sequence ATGAACCTATTCAAAAAATTCATAAGAGCGACTGTTACACTCATGGTTGTTATATTATTTTTTTCAGCTTTCACGAACAATGCTTTAGCGCATGCAACTTTAGAAAAACAGTCACCGAATGAAAGTGAAATCGTTAAAACAGCACCAGAGACGATTCAACTCGAATTTAATGAGCCGGTTTACACGGATTATTCTAAAATGATGCTTTACGATGATCAAGGAAGTGAAGTTGCGACGTTAAAACCTGAAGAGTCGGGAAAAGCACAAACACTTCATTTTGATGCATCAAAGGTAAAAGAAGGGACGTATCAAGTGTCTTGGGAAGCCGTGTCATTAGATGGGCACGAAGTCGACGGCCAGTATTATTTCTCTGTGGGTAAGAAAACGGCAGATACGATTGACACGTCAGGTCCATTTTACACAGACGCATTCTTTTGGTTTGGATTAGTCCGTTTTCTATTACAAGCGTCATTGCTTATTTTAACAGGACTTTATATCGTTAATTGGTTGATGGACCGTCAGAAAGTGCCGACATATCATGTGATTCCACACCACCGTAGTGCCATTGTCTTACTTATGATGGGTGCTTTTACTGCTGCGATTGTGTATTTAATGACATTGCCAGAAACAGTGATCACCCAAATTTTAAAGCTTGATTTTAGCGTGTGGCTTCAGTTTCCTTTTATCATTTCAATGTTGAGTTTGATTGTCGTACTCGCATTATTTACTTTAAAAAATATGGAAATGCTTTGGTATAAGGTCATGCCGCTTTTCATATTACTTAGTCTCGCTATTTCGGGACATGTATGGACACAGGAGATGCCTTTATATTCAATCCTATTACGTACCGTGCATTTATTCGGTATCGCGATATGGCTTGGGAGTCTGACTTATCTTGTTGCACATGTCGTCAAACATCAAGGAAAACGACATATAGCAACGATCAAAAATATATTGCTTAAATTAAATATACTTGCTGTTGTGCTCATTATTTTGACAGGTCTTTTAATGTCGATTGATGCAACATCGATTGTTTCGATTGTGACTGCTTCAACTGCATACAGTGGTTTATGGTTTGCGAAAATCGGTTTGACAATCGTGATGATGATGTTAGGTGCATTACAAACGTTTTGGGCAATGAAACAACACGGACGTGTTCATCGACCATTATTGTATATTGAATTAGTGATTGGAATATGTTTGATTTTGGCTGGCGTGATTATGAGCCAAATTCAAATCCCATTATAG
- a CDS encoding helix-turn-helix domain-containing protein: MRGITIELMKQHSSTSYRLFNRVELFVSFEGVLTLVLNGKVTHFYHQVAIVNPNDIVKVKAAQAVAKISIPLHYFSKYEPQYLQGYFNYHKLSSHNKIKTQIKQIIAETNTKKHYDLFTVIIKTLLSECFILTGTTYVPRIQVKSILFNNIMDYVHEKPYARVSLQELSEHFFVSESYISTLFNKFLDYNFKKYFVSLKIGLSIYQLLTTNESINQIALHYQFSSYNHYSKQFKRFIGISPISFRKQIQQYDTSVTIEPFDHQYFEGHLTYSKDKPNTQKFISIYFNQIRKTQEIPAKTVFLEVEKMDEISQIFAREQAHHVQPIKNHMLYFNSASNQPIVFERMEEIELLSELINKHHYQVAYHLTSMPCYETFKTHFFYPLLDVIEQSMAHPASFKLNLVLEDATLSEQDLQFIMHEMKTLYAPCQFTLNVPVLFPKKALSKYKSRRAHNIKYDYYMMDMLEIYHSQPMPLAKGYAGSPFHQQFNQWIESVAWENQPILLSGLIDWMTTQPHHILHTDQFLDIVLKMHPAIKGFTLPFIGKNSEALGYYTALGHQTALQHVYHLMRPFNNATCAIGTHYIMHESPTAYDILLFHPLQYENHPTSLTYALYGTLELQQHFVVAYTYHPQYSNIDQILNKKIQDYYLPAHYQAKIHSTNQLLFSMQLHHFGQSRYLTTLLAGEIRFIHISKTPSHPQSDILKK, from the coding sequence ATGCGAGGCATCACTATTGAATTAATGAAACAACATTCATCTACTTCTTATCGTTTATTCAACCGTGTAGAGTTATTCGTTTCATTTGAAGGCGTCCTGACTCTCGTATTGAACGGTAAAGTTACTCACTTTTATCACCAAGTTGCGATTGTTAATCCAAACGACATCGTTAAAGTAAAAGCTGCACAAGCCGTTGCGAAAATTTCAATTCCATTGCACTATTTTTCTAAATATGAACCTCAATACTTACAAGGCTATTTCAACTATCACAAATTATCATCCCACAACAAAATCAAAACACAAATCAAACAAATCATCGCTGAAACCAATACGAAAAAACATTATGACCTGTTCACAGTTATCATAAAAACACTTCTATCCGAATGTTTTATCCTAACGGGTACAACTTATGTGCCACGTATTCAAGTCAAAAGTATTTTATTCAATAACATCATGGACTATGTACACGAAAAGCCTTATGCTCGCGTCTCACTCCAAGAACTCAGTGAACATTTTTTTGTTTCAGAGTCTTATATTTCGACATTGTTCAATAAATTTTTGGACTATAATTTTAAAAAATATTTCGTCTCGCTCAAAATAGGGCTTTCTATTTACCAACTGCTTACCACAAATGAGTCGATTAACCAGATTGCTTTGCACTATCAATTTAGCAGTTACAACCATTATTCCAAACAATTCAAACGTTTTATCGGCATCAGTCCGATTTCATTTCGAAAACAAATTCAACAATATGACACGTCTGTCACCATCGAACCCTTTGATCATCAATATTTTGAAGGTCATTTAACTTACTCAAAAGATAAACCTAACACGCAAAAATTTATTAGCATTTACTTCAATCAGATTCGAAAAACACAAGAAATTCCAGCCAAAACGGTATTTCTCGAAGTGGAAAAGATGGATGAAATCAGCCAAATTTTTGCTCGTGAACAAGCACATCATGTACAACCTATAAAAAATCATATGCTTTATTTTAATTCTGCTTCAAATCAACCTATTGTATTTGAACGTATGGAGGAAATTGAACTTTTAAGTGAATTAATTAATAAACATCACTATCAAGTGGCCTATCATCTCACTTCCATGCCATGTTATGAAACGTTTAAAACACACTTTTTTTATCCGTTATTAGATGTCATAGAACAGTCTATGGCACATCCTGCATCGTTCAAACTCAATCTCGTATTAGAGGATGCGACATTATCAGAACAAGACTTGCAATTCATCATGCATGAAATGAAAACACTGTATGCGCCATGCCAATTCACATTGAATGTACCCGTCCTGTTTCCAAAAAAAGCGTTATCGAAGTATAAATCCAGAAGGGCTCACAATATAAAATATGACTATTATATGATGGATATGCTCGAAATTTATCATTCTCAGCCAATGCCCCTTGCGAAAGGCTATGCTGGAAGTCCATTTCATCAACAATTCAATCAATGGATAGAAAGTGTGGCATGGGAAAATCAGCCTATCTTATTATCGGGTCTCATCGATTGGATGACAACGCAACCCCATCATATATTACACACGGATCAATTTTTAGACATTGTGTTAAAAATGCATCCAGCGATCAAAGGGTTCACCCTCCCATTCATTGGCAAAAACTCTGAAGCATTAGGCTATTATACTGCATTGGGGCATCAAACCGCATTACAGCACGTATACCATTTAATGCGACCGTTCAACAATGCGACTTGTGCCATTGGAACGCATTACATTATGCACGAATCGCCAACCGCTTACGACATCTTGTTATTCCATCCGTTACAATATGAAAATCACCCTACGTCGCTAACTTATGCTTTATATGGAACACTCGAGTTACAGCAACATTTTGTTGTCGCATATACGTATCACCCTCAATATAGTAATATCGATCAAATATTAAATAAAAAAATACAAGATTACTATTTGCCTGCGCACTATCAAGCAAAGATCCATTCAACCAATCAACTACTCTTTAGCATGCAGCTTCACCATTTTGGTCAATCACGTTATCTCACAACATTGCTTGCAGGTGAAATCCGATTCATTCATATTAGTAAAACCCCTTCGCATCCTCAATCGGATATCTTAAAAAAATAA
- a CDS encoding DUF4889 domain-containing protein yields MKEKQTIGIVLIVAMLFLTVGVIAAMMLSGQKEIYYGYMKSDTVAEKVVRESDKTVTENVTIPTDAHFKPQKGDFVKLVTKKHHPNQFIKKEIVSHDSIPHGLMMKIHEMHQHMH; encoded by the coding sequence ATGAAAGAAAAACAAACGATTGGTATCGTATTAATTGTTGCAATGCTATTTTTGACGGTGGGTGTTATCGCTGCGATGATGCTTTCAGGTCAAAAAGAAATATATTATGGCTATATGAAAAGTGATACCGTAGCTGAAAAAGTTGTGCGTGAATCTGATAAAACAGTCACTGAAAATGTAACCATTCCAACTGATGCGCATTTCAAACCTCAAAAAGGGGATTTTGTAAAACTCGTTACAAAGAAGCATCATCCGAATCAATTTATTAAAAAAGAGATTGTCTCTCATGACAGTATTCCGCATGGGTTAATGATGAAAATTCATGAGATGCATCAACATATGCATTAA
- a CDS encoding magnesium transporter CorA family protein, whose protein sequence is MIKAYQNDAELHIIETTDWQGAQWLNVVKPTHEEIQQLIDLYGFPKDYLEDALDSEESSRIEYDDDSGYSLIISDLPITKSGQYKLKSFTTLPLGIIIGKDIIVTVCAKPFPYFHHLLQKPVNLKYKSQFALKLMYDMAAQFNRSLRLLNKERRLVEYNLQHRVTNQRLYLLSEIEKSLVYFLASLKTNSSTIRHLFRLPAIKRFDEDEELLEDLINEHQQAVESTELYLRIVESMSNSYASLLSNQLNTTMKTLTIFTVLLTLPTLVFSFFGMNVPLPIDTSSALSWLITILISIILVIIMFTFLWRSDKL, encoded by the coding sequence GTGATTAAAGCGTACCAAAATGATGCAGAGCTCCATATCATTGAAACAACAGATTGGCAAGGTGCACAGTGGCTTAACGTTGTCAAACCGACACATGAAGAGATTCAACAGCTGATTGATTTATACGGATTTCCTAAGGACTATTTAGAAGATGCTCTAGATAGTGAAGAAAGTTCACGTATTGAATACGATGATGATAGTGGCTACTCATTAATTATTAGTGACTTACCCATCACTAAATCTGGACAGTATAAATTAAAAAGTTTTACGACGCTCCCATTAGGGATCATTATAGGGAAAGACATTATTGTGACAGTCTGTGCAAAACCATTCCCTTATTTTCATCATTTATTACAAAAACCAGTGAATTTGAAATATAAAAGTCAGTTCGCATTGAAACTCATGTATGATATGGCTGCTCAGTTTAATCGCAGTTTACGATTACTCAATAAGGAACGCCGGCTAGTGGAATATAATTTACAACATCGGGTGACGAATCAACGTCTCTATTTATTGAGCGAAATTGAAAAGAGTCTCGTCTACTTTCTAGCCTCTTTAAAAACAAACTCGTCAACAATCCGTCATTTGTTCCGTTTACCTGCCATTAAACGTTTTGACGAAGATGAGGAGTTGTTGGAAGACTTAATCAATGAACACCAACAAGCTGTGGAATCGACGGAACTTTATTTACGTATTGTCGAAAGTATGTCGAATTCTTACGCATCGTTACTTTCAAATCAATTGAACACAACGATGAAGACGTTAACCATTTTCACTGTGTTATTAACGCTCCCTACCCTCGTCTTTAGTTTCTTCGGTATGAACGTTCCTTTACCTATTGATACAAGCAGTGCATTATCTTGGTTAATTACGATTCTGATTTCTATCATACTCGTCATCATCATGTTCACATTTCTTTGGCGCAGTGACAAGCTTTGA
- a CDS encoding Na/Pi cotransporter family protein, producing the protein MSITEVIFSFLGGLGIFLYGLKIMGDGLQASAGDRLRNILNKFTSHPALGVLAGMIVTILIQSSSGTTVITIGLVTAGFMTLKQAIGVIMGANIGTTVTAFIIGIDLGEYAMPILALGAFMIFFFKRSKMNHIGRILFGFGSLFFGLEFMGGAVKPLADLDGFKQLMLDMSSHPVYGILAGIGLTALVQSSSATIGILQEFYSQNLVDLTGAIPVLLGDNVGTTITAVLASLAGSLAAKRAAFVHVIFNVVGVIIFALLLPVVTHLMGVLQAAWHLKPAMTIAFAHGVFNVTNTLIQLPFVGVLAWLVTRIVPGKDVTEDYKPQHLNKDLVYLAPGVALQETQKELQNIGQIVQSMLDDVKGLSKQDKKTMMTVQQKHQAVETISESIRHYLVRISTKSISKKDVERLSVMFDVNRSILKVSELIETYIDQMDVQKSKQTTLTVDAQKGIEKLYRFVGESFSKAMDTLDVYDTTKKDEVVERSREAFNIEHKLRKGHIKRLNHGTCSTDGGLLYVDMISVLERIGYHSRNITEAMVGLNDDVSVDDTLTI; encoded by the coding sequence ATGTCGATAACTGAAGTCATCTTTTCGTTTTTAGGTGGCCTAGGTATTTTCCTTTACGGTTTAAAAATAATGGGAGATGGACTCCAAGCATCAGCTGGAGACCGATTGCGTAACATTTTAAATAAATTCACATCGCATCCTGCATTAGGGGTTCTAGCCGGGATGATTGTGACGATACTGATTCAAAGTAGTTCTGGAACGACTGTCATTACCATTGGTTTAGTGACTGCCGGTTTTATGACGTTAAAGCAAGCCATTGGTGTCATTATGGGGGCGAACATTGGGACGACAGTCACGGCATTTATTATAGGCATTGATTTAGGTGAATATGCGATGCCGATATTGGCTTTAGGCGCATTCATGATTTTCTTTTTCAAGCGTTCGAAAATGAATCACATTGGACGTATCTTGTTCGGATTTGGTTCGTTGTTTTTTGGTTTAGAATTTATGGGAGGTGCAGTAAAACCTCTTGCGGATTTAGATGGTTTTAAGCAACTGATGTTGGATATGTCGTCTCATCCTGTATACGGTATTCTGGCAGGAATAGGGTTGACGGCGCTTGTACAAAGTTCAAGTGCAACAATTGGAATTTTACAAGAATTTTACAGTCAAAACCTTGTAGACTTAACGGGTGCGATTCCCGTGCTCTTAGGGGATAATGTTGGAACGACAATCACCGCAGTTTTAGCAAGTTTAGCAGGCTCTTTAGCGGCAAAACGTGCGGCTTTCGTACATGTGATTTTTAATGTTGTAGGGGTCATTATTTTTGCTTTACTCTTACCCGTTGTGACGCATTTGATGGGCGTGTTGCAAGCAGCATGGCATTTGAAACCTGCCATGACGATTGCTTTTGCACACGGGGTATTTAATGTCACGAATACGCTCATACAATTGCCGTTTGTCGGTGTCTTAGCTTGGCTCGTTACGAGAATTGTACCGGGGAAAGATGTGACAGAAGATTACAAACCACAACACTTAAACAAAGATTTAGTTTATCTCGCGCCTGGTGTGGCTTTGCAAGAAACGCAAAAAGAATTACAAAATATTGGGCAAATTGTCCAATCCATGCTCGATGACGTCAAAGGTCTGTCAAAACAAGATAAAAAAACGATGATGACGGTACAACAAAAGCATCAAGCGGTCGAAACGATTAGTGAATCGATACGTCACTATCTTGTGCGCATATCAACGAAGTCAATCAGTAAAAAAGATGTGGAACGACTGTCTGTGATGTTTGATGTGAATCGATCGATATTGAAAGTGTCGGAATTGATTGAGACGTATATCGATCAAATGGATGTTCAAAAGTCGAAACAGACGACATTAACAGTCGATGCACAAAAAGGGATAGAAAAATTGTATCGCTTCGTTGGTGAATCATTTAGTAAAGCGATGGATACTTTAGATGTGTATGATACGACAAAAAAAGATGAAGTAGTTGAACGGAGTCGGGAAGCCTTTAATATTGAACATAAGTTGCGAAAAGGACACATTAAGCGTTTGAATCATGGCACATGTTCAACGGATGGAGGACTCTTGTACGTTGATATGATTTCTGTGTTAGAACGTATTGGCTATCACTCACGTAATATTACAGAAGCGATGGTCGGTTTAAATGATGATGTATCGGTTGATGATACGCTAACAATATAA
- a CDS encoding YozE family protein — MCFYDFMLDFLGDETPLGDLAAFIKNDTGYPKSLYQPEKILAYFHSMPTADHTFIESVKRAIQLYVRYHINHPEYDIAFGEKKEISDS; from the coding sequence ATGTGTTTTTATGATTTTATGTTGGATTTTTTAGGCGATGAAACGCCTTTAGGTGATTTAGCCGCATTTATTAAAAATGATACAGGCTATCCAAAGTCACTCTATCAACCAGAAAAAATTTTAGCTTATTTTCATAGTATGCCTACAGCAGATCATACATTCATTGAATCGGTGAAACGTGCGATACAATTATATGTCCGATATCACATCAATCATCCTGAATACGATATTGCGTTTGGGGAGAAAAAAGAAATCAGTGATTCATAA
- a CDS encoding NAD(P)/FAD-dependent oxidoreductase, whose product MKDVTIIGGGPAGLYSSFYAGLRGMEVRIIDVQPELGGKMRIYPEKIIWDIGGMPPQSCFSILQNVIQQGCYFKPDILLNTKVINIKKHGEKHFEIMTENGESYTSRAVILAIGGGIIKPQPLAVAGAERFELTNLHYVVQQYQQFKHKDVLISGAGNSALDWARDLSGYAKSVKLVYRQQAISGHEAMQHILDDLNVQKFPNSHIIQLNHAPHDPNLLNEVVLKNKMTGKMSHHKVDDVIVSHGFERELTLLDDAEINIKTVDHCFVYGEKNTCTSVPGVFACGDIIQHPAKVHLIASAFSDAAHAANSAKQYIDPTAPKEGFVSTHHAIFKAANRSFLSH is encoded by the coding sequence ATGAAAGACGTCACAATCATTGGAGGCGGCCCCGCAGGACTATACAGTAGTTTCTATGCCGGGCTCCGAGGGATGGAAGTCAGAATCATCGATGTTCAACCTGAACTCGGTGGTAAGATGCGCATCTATCCTGAAAAAATCATTTGGGATATTGGCGGTATGCCACCACAATCTTGTTTCAGTATTTTACAAAATGTGATTCAACAAGGATGCTATTTCAAGCCAGACATCTTATTAAATACAAAAGTCATCAATATCAAAAAACATGGCGAAAAACACTTCGAGATCATGACTGAAAACGGCGAATCTTATACTTCTCGTGCCGTCATTCTTGCTATTGGCGGCGGTATTATTAAACCTCAACCCCTTGCAGTTGCAGGTGCAGAACGTTTTGAATTAACGAACTTGCATTATGTCGTTCAACAATATCAACAATTCAAGCATAAAGATGTCTTAATATCTGGTGCAGGAAATTCCGCTTTAGATTGGGCGCGTGATTTGTCTGGTTATGCGAAAAGTGTCAAACTTGTCTATCGTCAACAGGCGATTTCAGGTCATGAAGCCATGCAACATATTTTGGATGACCTGAACGTTCAAAAGTTCCCAAATAGTCACATCATCCAGTTAAATCATGCCCCCCATGACCCCAACCTATTGAATGAAGTCGTACTAAAAAATAAAATGACAGGTAAAATGTCTCATCATAAAGTTGACGATGTGATTGTCAGCCATGGGTTTGAACGCGAATTGACATTGTTGGATGATGCAGAAATCAACATTAAAACTGTCGATCACTGCTTTGTATATGGAGAAAAAAATACATGTACCTCTGTTCCAGGGGTTTTTGCCTGTGGCGATATCATTCAACATCCGGCTAAAGTTCATTTAATTGCCAGTGCATTTAGTGATGCCGCTCATGCTGCGAATAGTGCAAAACAATATATTGATCCGACTGCGCCGAAAGAAGGGTTTGTTTCTACACATCATGCCATTTTTAAAGCAGCGAACCGCTCTTTTTTATCCCACTGA
- a CDS encoding YcnI family protein encodes MKKFKLYTSVLTVMVLFAPLSSVAEAHVTLNPNVSTPGSYAQYDVRVPVERDSNTVKIELEVPKDVTLSGVQPVPGFEHTFEKNKNGEITKVTWTATGKGIGQNEYMNFPIVVANPKKEGTYQWKAIQTYEDGKVVKWTDDDKKSETPAPTTVVKANGAMQQEETSHHHDTADSEETTAASSPWLERGMSIVALILAIIALFKRKNFTKSDK; translated from the coding sequence ATGAAAAAATTTAAATTATATACGAGTGTTTTAACTGTGATGGTGTTGTTTGCGCCACTTTCTTCAGTTGCTGAAGCGCATGTGACATTGAATCCAAATGTGAGTACGCCAGGATCATATGCGCAATATGACGTGCGCGTTCCTGTTGAAAGAGACAGCAATACAGTAAAAATTGAACTTGAAGTCCCGAAAGATGTCACGTTGTCTGGAGTGCAACCTGTTCCTGGTTTTGAACACACATTCGAGAAAAACAAAAACGGAGAAATCACTAAAGTGACATGGACTGCAACAGGTAAAGGCATCGGGCAAAATGAGTATATGAATTTCCCAATTGTTGTCGCGAATCCGAAAAAAGAAGGTACATATCAGTGGAAAGCGATACAAACGTACGAAGATGGTAAAGTCGTAAAGTGGACGGATGACGATAAAAAGAGTGAAACGCCTGCACCGACAACCGTAGTAAAAGCAAATGGTGCAATGCAGCAAGAGGAGACATCTCACCATCATGATACAGCGGATAGTGAGGAAACAACAGCGGCTTCATCACCGTGGTTGGAGAGAGGAATGAGCATTGTTGCATTAATTCTCGCTATAATTGCACTCTTTAAACGGAAAAATTTTACGAAATCTGACAAATAA
- a CDS encoding sugar porter family MFS transporter gives MKINKKMIFFIGALGGLLYGYDMGVISGALLYLKNDIPLNAYTEGLVVSSMLVGAIFGSGLSGPLSEKFGRRRLVFMISIVFIIGALILSLAPTMEILVLGRLIIGLAVGGSTAIVPVYLSELAPTDARGSLSSLNQLMITIGILSSYLVNFAFAPIEGWRWMLGLAVVPSLILMVGVIFMPESPRWLLEKHGEKAARDVMNLTYPLAEIDHEIENMKKINAISESTWTVLKSPWLLSTIIIGSVFALLQQLIGINAIIYYAPKIFATAGLGDSTAILSTVGIGIVNVLVTIFAITIIDKIDRKKLLIIGNTGMVASLLIMSALIGLIGVNSSVWIIMICLTTFIIFFGVSWGPVLWVMLPELFPMRARGAATGIATLVLSIGSLLVAQLFPILTDILQVQHVFLIFAAIGVIALIFVVKFLPETRGRSLEEIEADLRARTNTTHIQKS, from the coding sequence ATGAAAATAAATAAAAAGATGATTTTCTTCATTGGTGCTTTAGGTGGTTTACTTTATGGATATGACATGGGGGTTATTTCTGGGGCGTTACTTTATTTAAAAAATGACATCCCCCTCAACGCCTATACTGAAGGGCTTGTCGTATCCTCTATGTTAGTCGGGGCCATTTTTGGTTCTGGTTTAAGTGGTCCACTTTCCGAAAAATTTGGGCGACGCCGCTTAGTTTTTATGATTTCCATCGTGTTTATTATCGGCGCATTGATTTTATCACTTGCACCGACTATGGAAATTTTAGTGTTGGGTCGTTTAATTATTGGTCTTGCAGTTGGGGGTTCTACAGCCATTGTACCTGTGTACTTATCCGAACTTGCTCCAACTGATGCACGTGGTTCATTAAGTTCTTTAAACCAATTGATGATTACGATTGGTATTTTATCTTCATATCTTGTTAATTTCGCGTTTGCACCTATTGAAGGTTGGCGTTGGATGCTTGGTTTAGCAGTTGTTCCTTCTCTTATCTTAATGGTCGGCGTAATCTTTATGCCTGAGAGTCCACGATGGCTACTCGAAAAGCATGGTGAAAAAGCAGCGCGTGATGTCATGAATCTCACTTACCCGCTTGCAGAAATTGATCATGAAATTGAAAATATGAAAAAAATTAATGCCATTTCTGAAAGTACTTGGACGGTATTAAAATCACCGTGGTTGCTCTCAACGATTATTATCGGTAGTGTGTTTGCGTTATTGCAACAGCTCATTGGTATTAATGCCATTATTTATTATGCACCGAAAATTTTTGCGACAGCAGGTTTAGGTGATTCCACAGCTATTTTAAGTACAGTCGGCATCGGAATTGTGAACGTCCTTGTTACTATTTTTGCTATTACAATTATTGACAAAATTGATCGTAAAAAGCTCCTTATCATCGGTAATACAGGTATGGTTGCTTCATTATTGATCATGAGTGCCTTGATTGGATTAATTGGTGTGAATAGTTCTGTTTGGATTATCATGATTTGTTTAACAACATTTATTATTTTCTTCGGTGTTTCATGGGGCCCTGTATTATGGGTGATGCTTCCTGAATTATTCCCGATGCGTGCGCGTGGTGCTGCAACAGGGATTGCAACATTAGTGTTATCAATCGGTAGCTTACTCGTTGCTCAATTGTTCCCGATTTTAACGGACATTCTACAAGTGCAACACGTCTTTCTTATCTTTGCTGCCATTGGTGTCATCGCACTCATCTTTGTAGTGAAATTTTTACCAGAAACACGTGGTCGTAGTCTCGAAGAAATTGAAGCTGACTTACGTGCACGTACAAATACTACACATATCCAAAAATCTTAA